The Phoenix dactylifera cultivar Barhee BC4 chromosome 17, palm_55x_up_171113_PBpolish2nd_filt_p, whole genome shotgun sequence genome contains a region encoding:
- the LOC103721875 gene encoding luminal-binding protein 5-like: MGKWTCRCPRRELSSPAYVPLSLAPSMAGSSSSQDEGPVRFLGEFFDEFLEYIRKKYQERARGLHRNAPSPFWPFGAPRKEPVPGTGRRHPSEDPVFLALLQYLIETTYWRGLGYPLSRGLARLYLRSLRGDMAGVEAFAHFVDSDDPFTAHRILALGRKTKFLGQQFREAGIKWKGVLDEVQEDDDSIRPAGYADDGSRSSLGSTIGIDIGTSYSCASVYKNGLLVCLLNDKGKHVTPSWVAYTDEKLIGEDAENQATVNAERTIFNVKRLIGRKFEDPDVQDDMELVPYKIANKDGEPYIKVNMESGVRSYIFSPEDIVAYIIAKMKENTEHAADMTIKDAVVTVPAYFNYAQRRAVKNACSKACLNVARIINEPTAAAIANGRYKQDGQKNILVFRLGGGTFDVSILSIDNGAFVVLATNGDKLGGEDFDKKIMRYFINLINERHGKDISRDKQTLGKLRKECESAKRVLSNQQEVQVEIESLCEGFDFSEPLTQNLFEELNDALFIRTMWLVNKTMKDAGLSKYQIDEVVLTGGSSRIPKIRRLLEDYFGGKQPKMEEVVDEAAAEGAAIIGGILSGNVCDFTEDMLILDVEPSSTRTEAMTTLIHRNIMIPPRESLVFTTYQDQQTTDSTLVFEEQNSFREDCRILSNKCAAWACCGGVLVSATLVALAVVTLKFTRY, from the exons ATGGGCAAATGGACCTGCCGTTGCCCCCGCCGGGAGCTCTCGTCGCCCGCCTACGTCCCACTCTCGCTGGCGCCGTCCATGGCTGGATCCTCTTCGTCCCAAGACGAGGGTCCCGTCCGCTTCCTCGGAGAATTCTTCGACGAGTTCTTGGAATACATTCGAAAGAAGTACCAGGAACGAGCGAGAGGCCTCCACCGCAACGCTCCCAGCCCTTTCTGGCCGTTCGGTGCCCCTCGGAAGGAGCCGGTGCCGGGCACCGGCCGCCGTCACCCGTCCGAAGACCCCGTCTTCCTCGCTCTACTCCAGTACCTGATCGAGACCACCTACTGGCGAGGCCTCGGCTACCCTCTGAGCAGGGGTCTCGCGCGTCTGTACCTCCGCTCTCTCCGCGGTGACATGGCGGGAGTGGAGGCCTTCGCCCACTTTGTGGACAGCGATGATCCATTCACTGCACACAGGATTCTTGCACTCGGCCGGAAGACCAAGTTTCTTGGCCAGCAGTTTAGAGAGGCGGGGATCAAGTGGAAGGGTGTGCTCGATGAGGTCCAGGAGGATGACGATTCGATCAGGCCAGCTGGCTATGCTGATGATGGCAGCA GATCTTCGTTGGGATCAACCATTGGGATAGATATAGGAACCTCATACTCATGTGCTTCTGTTTACAAGAATGGCTTGTTGGTGTGCTTACTCAATGACAAGGGCAAGCATGTGACCCCATCGTGGGTGGCCTACACTGATGAGAAGCTAATTGGCGAGGATGCAGAGAATCAGGCAACTGTGAATGCTGAAAGAACCATTTTTAATGTCAAGCGACTAATTGGAAGAAA GTTTGAGGACCCAGATGTACAGGATGACATGGAGCTTGTGCCATACAAGATTGCTAACAAGGATGGTGAACCCTATATTAAAGTGAATATGGAGAGTGGTGTGCGGTCTTACATTTTCAGTCCTGAGGATATTGTTGCATATATTATTGCAAAAATGAAGGAGAATACTGAACACGCAGCTGATATGACAATCAAGGATGCCGTTGTTACTGTtccag CTTACTTCAATTATGCTCAGCGACGAGCTGTCAAGAATGCATGCAGCAAAGCTTGCTTAAATGTGGCCAGAATAATCAACGAACCAACAGCTGCTGCTATTGCAAATGGTCGATATAAACAAGATGGTCAGAAAAACATCCTTGTTTTTCGCCTTGGTGGTGGAACGTTTGATGTCAGCATCTTGAGTATTGATAATGGAGCTTTTGTGGTTCTAGCAACAAATGGTGACAAACTAGGAG GTGAGGACTTTGACAAGAAAATCATGCGCTACTTCATAAATTTGATCAATGAGAGGCATGGAAAGGACATCAGCAGGGACAAGCAGACTCTTGGGAAGTTGAGGAAGGAATGCGAAAGTGCCAAGAGAGTTTTGAGTAACCAACAAGAAGTCCAAGTGGAGATTGAATCTCTATGTGAAGGCTTTGATTTCTCTGAGCCACTGACACAGAACCTGTTTGAAGAGTTGAACGATGCTTTGTTCATCAGGACCATGTGGCTTGTTAACAAAACCATGAAAGATGCTGGACTGAGCAAGTATCAAATTGATGAAGTTGTTCTCACAGGTGGGAGTTCCAGGATTCCTAAGATTCGGCGGCTTTTGGAGGACTACTTTGGTGGAAAGCAGCCAAAAATGGAGGAGGTCGTAGATGAAGCAGCTGCGGAGGGTGCAGCTATAATAGGAGGCATTCTAAGTGGGAACGTCTGTGATTTTACTGAAG ATATGCTTATTTTGGATGTGGAACCTTCTTCCACCAGAACTGAAGCAATGACCACATTGATTCACAGGAACATCATGATCCCACCCAGGGAATCTCTAGTTTTCACCACTTACCAGGATCAGCAGACTACTGACTCCACTCTG GTCTTTGAGGAACAGAATAGTTTCAGAGAAGACTGCCGGATTCTTAGTAACAAGTGTGCAGCTTGGGCTTGTTGTGGTGGTGTGTTGGTATCAGCAACATTGGTTGCCTTGGCAGTGGTGACATTAAAGTTCACTAGATACTAG
- the LOC103721865 gene encoding thioredoxin 1-like, with protein sequence MAPAAAVLESLAVPRPRTSIIGASAPWAATAPVSTSLIRRSMGLLPEFRGLRIAPRRPKALSASNVAIGKGLRHGSVVCEAPRAAIEVPEVTKSTWQSLVMECDTPVLVEFWAPWCGPCRMIHPIVGNLSKVYNGKLKCLNLNTDENQDIATKYGVRSIPTIMIFKNGEKKDTVIGAVPESTLVTCIEKFIEK encoded by the exons ATGGCCCCTGCCGCCGCCGTTCTCGAGTCGCTCGCGGTTCCCCGCCCTCGCACCAGCATCATTGGGGCATCCGCACCGTGGGCGGCGACGGCGCCGGTTTCCACCTCTCTTATCCGCCGCAGCATGGGACTTTTGCCGGAATTTAGGGGTTTGAGGATCGCTCCGCGCCGTCCAAAGGCTCTGTCAGCCTCCAACGTGGCGATCGGTAAGGGTCTCCGCCATGGATCGGTGGTTTGTGAGGCGCCACGGGCCGCTATAGAGG TTCCAGAAGTGACAAAATCAACTTGGCAGTCGCTTGTCATGGAGTGTGATACTCCAGTGCTTGTTGAGTTTTGGGCCCCATGGTGTGGACCCTGCCGAATGATTCATCCTATTGTTGGCAACTTGTCAAAGGTATACAATGGAAAGCTTAAATGCTTGAATCTCAACACTGATGAGAACCAGGACATTGCAACCAAGTATGGAGTTAGAAGCATTCCAACTATCATGATTTTTAAGAATGGTGAGAAGAAAGATACAGTTATCGGGGCTGTGCCTGAGAGTACTCTAGTCACATGCATTGAGAAATTCATAGAGAAGTAA
- the LOC103721873 gene encoding calumenin-B, with amino-acid sequence MVKPGVVYLLLAIAFVILLSFSPTPHASQKRRHGRRLAHHHASFDPLVDKLERRAEEQGLLDPDTFQEKLNAIFDDRDWSKVPEFGVFEEYFGEEGRLNVTERLTYLFPLLDRYPEDGTISFQELEVWNRRQALDRLIYSTERQIKLHDKDGDGAVTLEEFLSHLSKEEIDWDNKERGKGGWWKEQFLNADKDGSGSLDSTEFRDFLHPEDSRNPAIQLWLQKEKLREMDQNEDGKLSFVEFRDRLDGIYLSFASSETDGADDSKHHQDYAKRKFGELDVNKDKVLTAEELKPIIHHLQPGEFSYAMHFTKYLMHEADDDRDGKLTLKEMLNHHQAFYSAVFEEGPFDDYDDVDDDYDDVHDEFR; translated from the exons ATGGTGAAGCCGGGGGTGGTTTACCTCCTCCTAGCCATCGCCTTCGTCatcctcctctccttctcccctaCGCCTCATGCCAGCCAAAAACGCCGCCATGGCCGCCGTCTGGCCCACCACCATGCCTCCTTCGATCCATTGGTGGATAAGCTCGAGCGGCGGGCCGAAGAGCAGGGCTTGCTCGACCCCGATACCTTTCAGGAGAAGTTGAACGCCATTTTCGATGACCGGGACTGGAGCAAAGTGCCAGAGTTTGGGGTGTTTGAGGAGTACTTCGGCGAGGAGGGCCGGCTCAATGTAACAGAGCGGTTGACGTATCTCTTCCCATTGTTAGATAGGTATCCAGAGGATGGGACAATTAGCTTCCAAGAGCTCGAGGTTTGGAACCGGAGGCAGGCGCTGGACCGACTGATCTACAGCACCGAGAGGCAGATCAAATTGCATGACAAAGATGGCGATGGAGCAGTTACCCTTGAAGAGTTTTTGTCTCATCTTTCCAAAGAAGAGATAG ATTGGGACAACAAGGAACGTGGTAAAGGAGGGTGGTGGAAGGAGCAGTTTCTGAATGCAGATAAAGATGGCAGTGGATCGCTTGATAGCACCGAATTTAGGGA CTTCTTACACCCTGAAGATAGTAGAAATCCAGCAATCCAATTGTGGCTGCAGAAGGAAAAACTAAG AGAAATGGATCAGAATGAAGATGGGAAATTGAGTTTCGTGGAGTTTCGTGATCGACTTGATGGCATCTATCTGAGTTTTGCTTCATCTGAAACTGATGGGGCAGATGACTCCAAGCATCATCAAGATTATgccaaaagaaaatttggagagCTTGATGTCAACAAAGACAA AGTTTTGACAGCAGAAGAACTGAAGCCCATAATTCATCACCTTCAACCAGGGGAGTTTTCTTATGCCATGCATTTCACAAAGTACTTGATGCATGAG GCTGATGATGACAGAGATGGCAAATTGACACTGAAGGAGATGCTAAACCACCATCAGGCATTCTATAGTGCTGTTTTCGAGGAAGGGCCCTTTGATGACTATGATGATGTTGATGATGATTATGATGATGTCCATGATGAGTTCCGGTGA
- the LOC103696317 gene encoding uncharacterized protein LOC103696317: protein MDRKGKQPAAKASEAAARGNGESTATRSKPTGRGVRPNAWSKPGPWITHWPSAEEVDRLSRRFPEVLRPPEEPIEAARQVWEGRAAIVRSFGRRIPAEWVAKDVATRAKLEGVVAVPLADDYIALRFWSTEDRDRVLRGGPWVVAGQLLAMSPWVPDFEPGDGTVNRALVWLRLPRLPPEYWSTTTILHIAARAGQPVAVDEVTEQQVAMGFARVKVAIDPTEPLRPGVLIQGKTKVRWQPFVFENVPVLCLSCGRMGHTEATCRFRTTAGAHREVHPAATEAGDNPDLPTFGGGVDVQGPVYGPWMVATRRKIPRGDLPPRPNEPPGPDHGAGSSAGRPGSPVVASSSPATASPADTAGWQKPAKVARRRSPAAAEGEGLQLAPPLGPFQVDLAEDDLLGDDESEPAEPDRRGGTTGMRADLGPSQVPLMQAETGSGGPAVARAQVQKRPRP from the coding sequence ATGGATCGCAAGGGGAAGCAGCCGGCGGCGAAGGCGTCGGAGGCAGCGGCGAGAGGCAACGGTGAGTCCACTGCTACCAGATCGAAGCCGACCGGCCGTGGGGTGCGCCCTAATGCCTGGTCGAAGCCGGGGCCGTGGATCACCCACTGGCcctcggccgaggaggtggaccgCCTGAGCCGCCGCTTCCCAGAGGTGCTGCGGCCGCCGGAAGAGCCGATAGAGGCGGCCCGGCAGGTGTGGGAAGGGCGGGCGGCAATTGTCAGGAGTTTTGGCCGCCGGATTCCGGCGGAATGGGTGGCCAAGGATGTGGCCACCCGTGCGAAGCTTGAAGGAGTGGTGGCTGTCCCGTTAGCGGACGATTACATCGCTCTGCGATTCTGGTCGACGGAGGACCGAGATCGGGTTCTCAGGGGAGGGCCatgggtggtggcggggcaaCTGCTCGCCATGAGCCCGTGGGTGCCGGACTTTGAGCCGGGGGATGGCACGGTGAACCGAGCGTTGGTGTGGCTCCGGCTGCCGCGACTACCGCCGGAGTACTGGTCGACGACGACCATCCTCCACATCGCGGCTCGCGCCGGCCAGCCGGTGGCGGTGGACGAAGTTACCGAGCAGCAGGTGGCGATGGGGTTCGCCCGGGTCAAAGTGGCGATTGATCCCACTGAACCGCTGCGGCCGGGCGTGTTAATACAGGGGAAGACGAAGGTGCGGTGGCAGCCCTTCGTCTTCGAGAATGTCCCTGTTCTCTGCCTTAGCTGCGGGCGGATGGGGCACACGGAGGCGACATGCCGTTTCCGGACAACAGCGGGTGCTCACAGGGAGGTGCATCCGGCGGCAACGGAGGCGGGGGACAACCCGGATCTGCCGACTTTCGGAGGTGGGGTGGACGTCCAGGGGCCAGTCTACGGCCCCTGGATGGTGGCGACACGGCGGAAGATCCCTCGGGGGGACCTGCCACCGCGGCCGAACGAACCTCCCGGGCCCGATCATGGGGCTGGGTCGTCTGCGGGTCGGCCGGGGAGTCCTGTGGTGGCGTCTTCATCGCCTGCAACGGCCTCTCCGGCAGACACGGCCGGCTGGCAGAAGCCGGCTAAGGTCGCTCGGCGTCGATCGCCGGCGGCAGCGGAGGGGGAAGGGCTCCAGCTAGCCCCTCCTCTCGGCCCGTTTCAGGTGGACCTGGCCGAGGACGACCTGCTCGGGGACGATGAGTCCGAGCCAGCCGAGCCGGACCGACGCGGGGGGACCACGGGCATGCGAGCTGACCTGGGGCCGAGTCAGGTTCCTCTGATGCAGGCTGAGACCGGGTCTGGTGGGCCAGCTGTGGCCCGGGCCCAAGTTCAGAAGAGGCCCAGGCCATAG